A region from the Vicia villosa cultivar HV-30 ecotype Madison, WI linkage group LG3, Vvil1.0, whole genome shotgun sequence genome encodes:
- the LOC131658514 gene encoding agamous-like MADS-box protein AGL80 translates to MKKFYELSTLCGIEACAIIYDENNPQPEVWPSFSQVRNVLFRYMSLPDHERSKKMVNLETYLMQSIEKAQDLLRKQMEDNQKKEIADLIDRFIHTGEYNMGNMNLNDVTFYIDKNLKQIEKRMDSMEI, encoded by the coding sequence ATGAAGAAATTTTATGAACTCAGCACCCTTTGTGGCATAGAAGCTTGTGCAATAATCTATGATGAAAACAATCCTCAACCAGAGGTTTGGCCATCTTTCTCGCAAGTAAGAAACGTGTTGTTCAGGTACATGAGTTTGCCTGATCATGAACGAAGCAAGAAGATGGTTAATTTAGAGACCTACTTGATGCAAAGCATTGAGAAAGCTCAAGATTTGTTGAGGAAACAAATGGAAGATAACCAAAAGAAGGAAATAGCCGATTTAATAGATCGGTTTATTCATACCGGTGAATATAATATGGGAAATATGAACCTGAATGATGTAACATTTTATATTGATAAGAATCTGAAGCaaattgagaagaggatggattCAATGGAAATCTAA